In a genomic window of Zootoca vivipara chromosome 5, rZooViv1.1, whole genome shotgun sequence:
- the ZNF639 gene encoding zinc finger protein 639 — protein sequence MNEHPKKRKRKTLHPSRYSDSSGVPKYIDNSGIFSDHCYSVCSMKQLDLKVSDNRDKPANNGIFKDTCESPIFNDSLTEEEKPLDIQTVEISTTEVQAVEVHDIETQTISPEKFEAEEAEEIPVETCKVLEKNPPLNVTIQPKWPLLRANSSGLYKCERCAFNSKYFSDLKQHLVLKHKACPEGHICRVCKETFSSKKVLIEHLKIHEEDPYICKYCDYKTVMFENLSQHIADTHFSDHLYWCEQCDVQFSSSSELYLHFQEHSCDEQYLCQFCEHETSDPEDLHSHVVNEHAGRLIELSDSYHSRQQQGQYSLVNKISFDKCKNFFVCQVCGFRSRLHTNVNRHVAIEHTKIFPHVCDDCGKGFSGMLEYCKHLNTHMSEGIYLCQYCEYSTGQIGDLKIHLDFRHSAELPHKCTDCLMRFGNEKDLLSHLQIHEIA from the exons ATGAATGAACatccaaagaagaggaaaaggaagactcTACACCCCTCACGCTATTCAG ATTCTTCAGGCGTCCCAAAATACATAGACAATAGTGGCATATTTTCTGACCACTGCTACAGTGTGTGTTCTATGAAACAGCTAGACTTGAAGGTTTCTGATAATCGAG ATAAACCTGCCAATAATGGAATTTTTAAAGACACATGCGAGTCTCCTATCTTCAATGACAGCTTAACTGAAGAAGAGAAACCACTGGATATTCAGACTGTAGAAATTTCTACTACTGAAGTCCAGGCTGTTGAAGTTCATGACATAGAAACTCAAACTATTTCCCCGGAGAAGTTTGAAGCGGAGGAAGCTGAGGAAATCCCAGTTGAAACCTGCAAAGTGCTTGAGAAAAACCCTCCTTTGAATGTTACCATTCAGCCAAAATGGCCTCTCTTACGGGCCAACAGCAGTGGCTTATACAAATGTGAGCGTTGCGCATTTAACAGCAAGTACTTTTCAGATTTGAAGCAGCATCTTGTCCTGAAGCACAAGGCatgtcctgagggccacatctgcCGGGTATGTAAAGAAACGTTCTCCTCTAAAAAAGTGCTTATTGAACACTTAAAAATCCATGAGGAAGATCCCTACATTTGCAAATACTGTGACTACAAAACGGTAATGTTTGAGAACTTGAGCCAGCACATAGCAGACACACACTTCAGCGACCACCTTTACTGGTGTGAGCAATGCGACGTCCAGTTCTCCTCCAGCAGTGAGCTGTACCTCCATTTCCAGGAGCACAGCTGTGATGAACAGTACCTGTGCCAGTTTTGTGAACATGAGACGAGTGACCCCGAGGACTTGCACAGCCATGTGGTGAATGAGCATGCAGGCCGGCTGATTGAGCTGAGCGACAGCTACCACAGCAGGCAGCAGCAAGGCCAGTACAGCCTGGTCAACAAAATCAGCTTTGACAAATGCAAGAACTTCTTTGTGTGCCAAGTATGTGGCTTCCGCAGCAGGCTTCATACCAATGTCAACCGGCATGTGGCAATTGAGCACACCAAAATATTCCCCCATGTTTGTGATGACTGCGGGAAGGGCTTTTCAGGCATGCTGGAATATTGCAAACATTTGAACACTCATATGTCAGAAGGGATTTATTTGTGTCAATATTGTGAATATTCAACAGGGCAGATTGGAGACCTCAAAATTCACTTGGACTTCAGGCATTCGGCTGAATTGCCTCACAAGTGCACTGATTGCTTGATGAGATTTGGAAATGAAAAAGACCTTTTAAGCCATCTTCAAATTCATGAAATcgcttga
- the MFN1 gene encoding mitofusin-1, whose product MVGGRRSRGDGSDTCLLLVGRERGAEDAGEAERGRGASPAPVASCIMADTNPSPLKHFVLAKKTITAIFEELLDYVTEGTHFVEETYKNPQLEDIATKDELAKIEEYKKKLAVIGGVLARRHMKVAFFGRTSSGKSSVINAMLWDRVLPSGIGHTTNCFLSVEGTDGDKAYLMTEGSDEKKSVKTVNQLAHALHMDKDLEAGCLVHVFWPKAKCALLRDDLVLVDSPGTDVTTELDTWIDKFCLDADVFVLVANSESTLMNTEKHFFHKVNEKLSKPNIFILNNRWDASASEPEYMEDVRKQHMERCLTFLVDELKVVDPSEAQNRIFFISAKEVLNARKQRAQGMPEGGGALADGFQTRFQEFQQFEKMFEECISQSAVKTKFEQHTIRAKQILDTVKNIMDSINVAAANQRVHSMEEREDQKDRLEFVRNQLNLLTDDIKKKIKGVTEEVANKVSSAMTDEICRLSVLVDEFSSDFHPSPQVLKLYKSELNKHLEEGLGRNLADRCSSEVNKSMCQSQQEMIESLQALLPSEVQSKLHLLIPCRKFDLSYDLNCNSLCSDFQEDITFRFSLGWTALVSRYLGPKNAHRVLLGVAEPVLAIPRSLASTPCAPTAPALTPENASQEELMVSLVTNLASLTSRTSMTVIIVGGLVWRTVGWKVISLSLSLYGLLYLYERLTWTTKAKERAFKQQFVNYATEKLQMIVSFTSANCSHQVQQEMAMTFARLCQQVDITERNLEEEIARLSKEIAQLEKIQNHSKHLRKKAVRLEDEFDCFTKDFLHKKK is encoded by the exons ATGGTGGGAGGAAGGCGCTCGAGAGGCGACGGAAGTGATACCTGCCTCCTCTTGGTTGGGCGAGAGCGAGGGGCGGAAGACGCCGGCGAGGCTGAGCGCGGGAGGGGGGCGAGCCCTGCTCCAGTTGCCAG TTGCATAATGGCAGACACTAATCCCTCCCCACTGAAACACTTTGTGCTGGCTAAGAAGACGATTACTGCCATTTTTGAAGAGCTCCTGGATTATGTTACGGAAGGAACACATTTTGTGGAAG AAACTTACAAAAACCCGCAACTTGAAGATATAGCCACCAAGGATGAACTGGCAAAAATAGAGGAGTACAAGAAGAAGCTGGCAGTCATCGGTGGGGTACTCGCACGAAGACACATGAAAGTAGCTTTTTTTGGCAG AACCAGCAGCGGAAAAAGTTCTGTCATCAATGCCATGCTGTGGGACAGAGTGCTCCCCAGTGGCATCGGGCACACGACCAACTGTTTCCTCAGCGTGGAAGGAACAGATGGCGATAAGGCTTACCTCATGACTGAGGGCTCGGATGAAAAGAAAAGTGTGAAG ACTGTTAACCAGCTTGCGCATGCCCTTCATATGGATAAAGACTTAGAGGCTGGCTGCTTGGTCCACGTCTTTTGGCCAAAGGCTAAGTGTGCCCTCCTGAGAGACGACTTGGTGTTAGTGGACAG CCCTGGCACCGATGTCACCACAGAGCTAGACACCTGGATTGACAAATTCTGTTTGGATGCCGATGTCTTTGTTTTAGTTGCGAATTCAGAGTCAACCCTCATGAACACA gaaaagcattttttccacaaagtaaatGAAAAACTTTCTAAACCAAACATCTTCATCCTGAATAATCGATGGGACGCTTCTGCATCAGagccagaatacatggaggaT GTGCGCAAGCAGCACATGGAGCGGTGCCTGACATTCTTGGTAGATGAGCTCAAGGTCGTGGATCCCTCCGAAGCCCAGAACCGAATCTTCTTCATTTCGGCCAAGGAAGTCCTCAACGCCAGGAAACAGAGAGCCCAGGGCATGCCCGAGGGAG GTGGGGCACTTGCCGACGGATTTCAGACACGCTTCCAAGAATTTCAGCAATTTGAGAAAATGTTTGAG GAGTGTATCTCGCAGTCAGCTGTGAAAACCAAGTTTGAGCAGCACACTATCAGAGCTAAACAGATCCTAGACACAGTGAAAAACATTATGGACTCCATAAACGTGGCAGCCGCCAATCAAAG AGTCCATTCAATGGAAGAGCGAGAAGATCAGAAGGACAGGCTGGAATTTGTCCGCAACCAGCTCAACCTTTTGACAGACGACATCAAGAAGAAAATCAAAGGAGTCACGGAGGAGGTAGCTAACAAG GTATCTTCAGCCATGACTGATGAAATTTGTCGGCTTTCCGTTTTGGTAGATGAGTTTTCCTCCGATTTCCACCCATCCCCACAAGTTTTGAAACTATATAAGAGT GAGCTCAACAAGCACCTGGAAGAGGGCTTGGGAAGGAACCTGGCTGACCGGTGCTCCAGTGAAGTCAACAAGTCTATGTGTCAGTCGCAGCAGGAAATGATAG AAAGCCTGCAGGCCCTGCTGCCCTCCGAAGTCCAGAGCAAGCTCCACTTGCTGATTCCTTGCAGGAAGTTTGACCTCAGCTACGACCTGAATTGCAACAGCCTGTGCTCCGACTTCCAAGAGGACATCACTTTCCGGTTCTCGCTGGGCTGGACTGCCCTCGTCAGCCGGTACCTGGGCCCCAAAAACGCTCACCGGGTGCTGCTTGGCGTGGCGGAGCCGGTTCTTGCA ATCCCTCGTTCTCTTGCCTCCACCCCTTGTGCTCCCACTGCTCCTGCTCTCACCCCAGAGAATGCATCGCAGGAGGAGCTCATGGTCTCATTGGTCACCAACTTGGCGTCGCTGACCTCCCGGACCTCCATGACCGTCATCATTGTCGGAGGACTT GTTTGGAGAACGGTTGGCTGGAAAGTCATCTCCCTCTCCTTGAGTTTGTATGGGCTGCTGTATCTCTACGAGAGGCTCACTTGGACGACCAAAGCCAAAGAGCGAGCCTTCAAGCAGCAGTTTGTCAACTACGCCACAGAGAAGCTTCAGATGATCGTCAGCTTCACCAGCGCAAACTGCAGCCATCAGGTGCAACA GGAAATGGCCATGACTTTTGCTCGCCTGTGCCAGCAAGTTGACATCACAGAGAGGAACCTGGAAGAAGAGATTGCAAGGTTGTCCAAAGAGATTGCTCAGCTGGAGAAAATCCAGAACCACTCGAAGCATCTACG GAAAAAAGCTGTCCGCCTTGAAGATGAGTTTGACTGTTTTACAAAGGATTTTCTCCATAAAAAGAAATGA